One genomic segment of Paraburkholderia hospita includes these proteins:
- a CDS encoding enoyl-CoA hydratase-related protein, translating to MMVANLTSELDGQVWSIGINRPDKRNALNSTMFDALANALRLAQGNVRVHCVLLHGTSDCFCAGHDTAAFGSLWPQTADGAVTRCINAFAEQHKPLVAAVNGAAVGFGATMLLHADWVVAGESAVFRFPFADLGIVPEAGATALLARRVGDLVARDWLMSGRPVGAEEALKCGFVSRVVRDAEVREAAVEYASRLASKPPSALQATRRLLREGATLSAAQAIDSELAYLNAYIPAVSWRSIPHA from the coding sequence ATGATGGTCGCCAACCTCACATCGGAACTGGACGGGCAGGTCTGGTCCATCGGCATCAACCGCCCGGACAAGCGCAACGCGCTCAACAGCACGATGTTCGATGCGCTCGCGAACGCGCTACGGCTTGCACAGGGCAACGTGCGCGTCCATTGCGTGCTGCTGCACGGAACCAGCGATTGCTTCTGCGCGGGCCACGACACGGCTGCATTCGGCTCGCTCTGGCCGCAGACCGCCGACGGCGCAGTCACGCGCTGCATCAATGCCTTTGCCGAGCAGCACAAGCCGCTGGTCGCCGCTGTGAACGGCGCGGCGGTGGGCTTCGGTGCGACGATGCTGTTACACGCCGACTGGGTGGTCGCCGGCGAAAGCGCGGTGTTCCGCTTTCCATTCGCCGACCTCGGCATCGTCCCCGAAGCGGGTGCGACTGCGTTGCTGGCTCGCCGGGTCGGCGATCTGGTTGCGCGCGACTGGTTGATGAGCGGGCGACCGGTCGGCGCCGAGGAAGCCTTGAAATGTGGCTTCGTTTCGCGTGTGGTGCGTGACGCCGAGGTGCGCGAAGCGGCCGTCGAGTATGCGTCGCGCCTCGCTTCAAAGCCGCCGAGCGCGCTTCAGGCCACACGGCGCCTGTTGCGCGAAGGCGCCACGCTATCGGCCGCGCAGGCAATCGACAGCGAGCTTGCGTATCTCAACGCCTATATCCCAGCTGTTTCATGGAGGTCGATCCCTCATGCGTAG
- a CDS encoding NAD(P)H-dependent oxidoreductase: MRSVHIVHAHPEPHSFCTAMAHDARRLLTARGDHVSFSDLYALDFDPVVRASDFTERADQDYLVYALEQRHALEHDAVAPDIRREVDALMASDILMLVFPLYWFSVPALVKGWIDRCFLSGALYGGKRIYGRGGMVGKRAVIGVTLGGREHMFGAQGIHGELARGMLRHLLQGTLGYVGYEVLEPFFAWHVPYCSPGERADTLTRWGDFVERLDEQRPMTMPRLEDYDDIFRPLPQAASR, encoded by the coding sequence ATGCGTAGCGTTCATATTGTCCACGCTCACCCGGAGCCGCATTCCTTCTGCACGGCAATGGCGCATGACGCGCGACGCCTGCTGACGGCGCGCGGCGACCACGTGAGCTTTTCCGATCTGTACGCGCTCGACTTCGATCCCGTCGTCCGCGCAAGCGATTTCACCGAACGCGCCGATCAGGACTACCTCGTCTACGCGTTAGAGCAGCGCCATGCGCTCGAACACGATGCCGTTGCGCCCGACATCCGGCGCGAAGTCGATGCGCTGATGGCCAGCGACATCCTGATGCTGGTGTTCCCGCTCTACTGGTTCTCGGTGCCGGCGCTCGTCAAGGGCTGGATCGACCGCTGCTTCCTGTCGGGCGCGCTGTATGGCGGCAAGCGTATCTATGGGCGCGGCGGCATGGTGGGCAAACGGGCCGTGATCGGCGTCACGCTCGGCGGACGCGAGCACATGTTCGGCGCGCAAGGCATTCATGGCGAACTCGCGCGCGGCATGCTGCGTCATCTGTTGCAGGGCACGCTCGGCTATGTCGGCTACGAAGTTCTCGAACCGTTCTTCGCGTGGCATGTTCCTTACTGCTCGCCAGGCGAGCGGGCGGATACGCTCACACGTTGGGGCGATTTCGTCGAGCGGCTCGACGAGCAGCGGCCCATGACGATGCCGCGGCTGGAGGACTATGATGATATTTTTCGTCCGCTTCCACAGGCCGCATCACGATGA
- a CDS encoding AraC family transcriptional regulator translates to MKATLPTPSVKLWRAPDVMDAVMLKGQFVGHRYPPHTHDTHCLAVITGGTLAVEVRQERRLCRRGDVIVIDADVVHAGVAAGDGHWKMRVEHVQPAALAAYCERLGIPRRERFEVTSPFIVDAEVSRYLYGVNWCSEVDDDPFKRSEALACAVVGLHARHAARAADFPVVRREPALVRAVKSRLCEDLHARITLSTLACEFNVTPFVLLRAFEREVGLSPHAFQQQERVRHAMPMLRSGRPIAEVGARTGFADQSHFTRVFKQQTGVTPKIYQAAFS, encoded by the coding sequence ATGAAAGCCACATTGCCGACGCCTTCCGTCAAGCTCTGGCGCGCGCCCGATGTCATGGATGCCGTCATGCTCAAGGGCCAGTTCGTCGGCCACCGGTATCCGCCGCACACGCATGACACCCATTGCCTTGCCGTGATCACGGGCGGAACGCTCGCGGTCGAGGTCCGGCAGGAGCGGCGCCTGTGCCGTCGCGGCGACGTGATCGTCATCGATGCGGACGTGGTGCATGCAGGCGTAGCCGCCGGTGATGGCCACTGGAAAATGCGCGTCGAACACGTGCAGCCTGCGGCGCTCGCTGCTTATTGCGAGCGGCTTGGCATTCCACGACGCGAACGGTTCGAGGTGACGAGCCCGTTCATCGTCGACGCCGAGGTGTCGCGCTACCTTTACGGCGTGAACTGGTGTTCCGAAGTGGATGACGATCCATTCAAGCGCAGCGAGGCGCTCGCGTGTGCTGTCGTCGGCCTGCATGCGCGGCACGCTGCACGCGCCGCCGATTTCCCTGTGGTGCGCCGAGAGCCTGCGCTGGTTCGCGCGGTCAAGAGCCGGCTGTGCGAAGACCTGCACGCGCGGATCACGCTGTCGACGCTGGCCTGCGAGTTCAACGTGACGCCGTTCGTGCTGCTGCGTGCATTCGAGCGCGAAGTTGGGCTGAGCCCGCATGCGTTCCAGCAGCAGGAACGCGTGCGTCACGCCATGCCGATGCTGCGATCCGGCAGACCCATCGCGGAAGTCGGCGCGCGAACCGGCTTTGCCGATCAGTCGCACTTCACGCGCGTGTTCAAGCAGCAAACGGGCGTGACACCGAAGATCTATCAGGCCGCGTTTTCATGA